From Anopheles coluzzii chromosome 3, AcolN3, whole genome shotgun sequence, the proteins below share one genomic window:
- the LOC120958295 gene encoding Hermansky-Pudlak syndrome 1 protein homolog: MEGILVFDQTNDLIYHNFNEAMREKMSKQAYDLGLLDEESVCPTQELNSNVLIQIFSPLLASQRIMMCQFDNAYTAIQMENNLNVVFDEFLGYIFLEISTKEVDLVKRELGAFIAFIKYICGPNIFTIKNDTTKAEHLTELILTYRELYAINQGVLMEAIEQLLVNVDVKSTVVNALQAATDRLKQDPHSQRSHSLLFVGSKFLARYSTRQAQELAAVDMFFLSLLCQMYNRRSATHRQRIESRIVFLQGSVHQSYAGCVPHIVHVVQLFEHVSLVLVIEHAHTALASHLYDVYFALHKLQNLQSQFDLDNLRGAFEALETYAKHTQDALRKVKAHNAEVDECIRTFGVRWDTLRKKYADYFKASDNALIVKIESNMPMFVESVKELFRLLCASCATLEHGLQRVSDIADVAEASLKEVFVFLHAKSQKNFTMGSYMEEFPGMVHFMHIDRYNGRIVAPSLDDHDPSDILKDRIWSMVDFSRTYLDKGYMSMIWKDVTFSYAYFLWFEDEHGATLKPNEPATHGAVLPATKPSLTAGILAGDYYQRLIESCFPRTPSSKVRCYELFLVHLGLVTSTIVLEHCRRLAVTITDLTGCIGNPIDLL, encoded by the exons ATGGAAGGCATACTGGTGTTTGACCAGACGAACGATTTAATCTACCACAACTTCAACGAAGCGATGCGGGAAAAAATGTCCAAGCAGGCGTACGATTTGGGCCTGCTGGATGAGGAATCGGTG TGTCCAACGCAGGAGCTGAACTCGAACGTGCTGATACAAATCTTCAGCCCGCTGCTGGCCTCGCAGCGGATCATGATGTGCCAGTTCGACAACGCGTACACCGCGATCCAGATGGAGAACAACCTGAACGTCGTGTTTGACGAG TTTTTAGGGTATATTTTCCTCGAGATCAGCACCAAAGAAGTCGATCTGGTGAAGCGCGAGCTGGGAGCGTTCATTGCCTTCATTAAGTACATCTGTGGACCAAACATTTTCAC AATTAAAAACGATACAACAAAGGCGGAACACCTAACCGAGCTTATCCTCACCTACCGGGAGCTGTACGCCATCAACCAGGGCGTGCTGATGGAAGCGATCGAGCAGCTGCTGGTGAACGTGGACGTGAAGAGTACGGTGGTGAACGCACTGCAGGCAGCCACCGACCGGTTAAAGCAGGACCCACACTCCCAGCGCTCCCATTCGCTGCTCTTCGTCGGCAGCAAGTTTCTCGCCCGGTACAGCACGCGCCAGGCGCAGGAGTTGGCCGCCGTCGACATGTTCTTCCTTAGCCTGCTCTGCCAGATGTACAATCGGCGCAGTGCCACCCATCGGCAGCGCATTGAGTCGCGCATCGTGTTCCTGCAGGGCAGCGTGCACCAGTCGTACGCCGGCTGCGTACCGCACATCGTGCACGTGGTGCAGCTGTTCGAGCACGTGTCGCTGGTGCTGGTGATCGAGCATGCTCACACCGCACTGGCCAGCCACCTGTACGATGTGTACTTTGCGCTGCACAAGCTGCAGAACCTGCAGAGCCAGTTCGATCTGGACAATTTGCGCGGTGCGTTCGAGGCGCTCGAAACGTACGCGAAGCACACGCAGGATGCGCTGCGCAAGGTGAAGGCGCACAATGCCGAGGTGGACGAGTGCATTCGCACGTTCGGCGTGCGGTGGGACACGTTGCGCAAGAAGTACGCAGATTACTTTAAAGCATCGGACAACGCGCTGATCGTGAAGATTGAGTCGAACATGCCGATGTTTGTGGAGTCGGTGAAGGAGCTGTTCCGGTTGCTGTGCGCCAGCTGTGCCACGCTCGAGCATGGGTTGCAGCGCGTGAGCGACATTGCGGACGTGGCGGAGGCAAGCCTGAAGGAGGTGTTCGTGTTCCTGCACGCCAAATCGCAGAAAAACTTTACCATGGGATCATA CATGGAGGAGTTCCCGGGCATGGTACACTTCATGCATATAGATCGGTACAATGGCCGAATCGTTGCCCCATCACTCGATGATCACGACCCGTCGGACATTCTGAAGGACAGG ATATGGTCGATGGTCGACTTTTCGCGCACCTATCTGGACAAGGGTTACATGTCAATGATCTGGAAAGATGTGACGTTCAGCTACGCGTACTTCCTCTGGTTCGAGGACGAGCACGGTGCGACCTTGAAGCCGAACGAACCGGCGACCCATGGGGCGGTACTGCCGGCCACGAAACCGTCGCTGACTGCCGGCATCTTGGCCGGTGATTACTATCA GCGCCTTATCGAAAGCTGCTTCCCAAGGACACCGTCGAGCAAGGTCCGCTGTTACGAGCTGTTTCTCGTGCACCTAGGGCTCGTCACTTCAACGATCGTGTTGGAGCACTGTCGCCGGCTAGCCGTTACCATTACCGATCTGACGGGATGCATTGGGAATCCGATCGATCTACTTTAA
- the LOC120959076 gene encoding exosome complex component RRP4, whose translation MNSNVSIRLACDRVNIPLISDESKSQRLFTPGEVVTSQQGFMRGHGTYMEDDTIKSSVAGVMVQVNKLITVKALKGRYVGEIGDVVVARVTEVQEKRWKVDTNSRLDSMLLLSSVNLPGGELRRRGVEDEKQMRKYLQEGDLISAEVQNVHSDGTLSLHTRSLKYGKLAQGILVKVFPSLIQRRKTHFHNLPCGASIILGNNGFIWISPMMNSEGGEGGGFTQNLDDVVTKEDRQTIARLRNCILALAHCKMMLYDTSILYAYEESQKYDVSELLHQECMTDIAFLTQHRLRVLEV comes from the exons ATGAACTCAAACGTGTCCATCCGGTTAGCTTGCGACCGGGTAAACATTCCACTCATCAGCGATGAAAGCAAAAGCCAGCGTCTATTCACACCCGGCGAGGTCGTGACGAGCCAGCAGGGCTTCATGCG CGGCCACGGTACGTACATGGAGGACGATACGATCAAATCCTCCGTCGCGGGCGTGATGGTGCAGGTGAACAAGCTGATCACGGTAAAAGCGCTCAAGGGCCGGTACGTGGGCGAGATCGGGGACGTGGTGGTGGCGCGCGTCACCGAGGTGCAGGAGAAGCGCTGGAAGGTGGACACCAACTCGCGGCTCGactcgatgctgctgctgtcctcGGTTAACCTGCCGGGCGGCGAGCTGCGCCGACGCGGCGTCGAGGACGAGAAGCAGATGCGCAAGTACCTGCAGGAGGGCGATCTGATCTCGGCCGAGGTGCAGAACGTCCACTCGGACGGGACGCTGTCGCTGCACACGCGCAGCTTGAAGTACGGCAAGCTGGCGCAGGGCATACTGGTGAAGGTGTTTCCGTCGCTGATACAGCGGCGCAAAACGCACTTTCACAATCTGCCGTGCGGTGCGTCGATTATACTGGGCAACAATGGGTTCATTTGGATCTCGCCGATGATGAACAGTGAAGGAGGCG AAGGAGGAGGCTTCACGCAAAACCTGGACGATGTCGTGACGAAGGAGGATCGCCAAACGATTGCGCGGCTCAGGAACTGCATCCTAGCGCTGGCCCACTGCAAGATGATGCTGTACGACACCAGCATACTGTACGCGTACGAGGAGTCGCAAAAGTACGACGTGTCCGAGCTGCTGCACCAGGAATGCATGACCGACATTGCCTTCCTAACGCAGCACCGTTTGCGGGTGCTGGAGGTGTGA